One region of Chaetodon auriga isolate fChaAug3 chromosome 5, fChaAug3.hap1, whole genome shotgun sequence genomic DNA includes:
- the LOC143320787 gene encoding homer protein homolog 1-like isoform X4, with translation MSSTTMGEQPIYSTRAHVFQIDPNTKKNWLPTSKHAVTVSYFYDSTRNVYRIISLDGTKAIINSTISPNMTFTKTSQKFGQWADSRANTVYGLGFSTEHHLAKFAEKFAEYKEAARLAKEKSQEKMEMATSPSQESPGGELSSPLTPVTPPMENINGTDEICDTTPNSDALPGPAQNALAFAHREQFKTCRVCSF, from the exons ATGTCATCCACAACAATGGG GGAGCAGCCCATCTACAGCACCCGGGCCCATGTCTTCCAGATTGATCCCAACACTAAGAAGAACTGGCTGCCAACCAGCAAGCATGCCGTTACTGTCTCCTACTTCTACGACAGTACGCGCAATGTCTACCGCATCATCAGTCTGGATGGCACCAAG GCAATAATCAACAGCACCATCAGTCCCAACATGACGTTCACAAAGACCTCACAGAAGTTTGGCCAATGGGCGGACAGTCGAGCTAACACTGTGTACGGCCTGGGATTCTCCACTGAGCATCATCTAGCCAAG TTTGCAGAGAAGTTTGCAGAGTATAAAGAAGCAGCACGGCTCGCTAAAGAGAAAAGTcaagaaaagatggagatggCCACGTCTCCTTCTCAG GAGTCTCCAGGAGGTGAGCTCTCGTCACCTTTGACCCCGGTGACTCCGCCCATGGAAAACATCAACGGCACAGATGAAATCTGTGACACGACTCCCAATTCAGACGCCCTTCCAGGGCCGGCGCAGAACGCACTGGCTTTCGCTCACAG GGAGCAGTTTAAGACTTGTCGGGTCTGCTCTTTCTGA
- the LOC143320787 gene encoding homer protein homolog 1-like isoform X3 encodes MEDGELVIRLPGRSDSPVGNRSFGAGVGFGETLVLRHKEVHNFFFVPFREQPIYSTRAHVFQIDPNTKKNWLPTSKHAVTVSYFYDSTRNVYRIISLDGTKAIINSTISPNMTFTKTSQKFGQWADSRANTVYGLGFSTEHHLAKFAEKFAEYKEAARLAKEKSQEKMEMATSPSQESPGGELSSPLTPVTPPMENINGTDEICDTTPNSDALPGPAQNALAFAHREQFKTCRVCSF; translated from the exons ATGGAGGATGGCGAGTTGGTAATTCGTCTGCCAGGGCGATCTGACTCCCCCGTGGGCAACAGGAGTTTCGGCGCTGGCGTTGGATTCGGTGAGACGTTGGTGTTGCGGCACAAAGAGGTTCACAACTTCTTCTTCGTCCCCTTTAGGGAGCAGCCCATCTACAGCACCCGGGCCCATGTCTTCCAGATTGATCCCAACACTAAGAAGAACTGGCTGCCAACCAGCAAGCATGCCGTTACTGTCTCCTACTTCTACGACAGTACGCGCAATGTCTACCGCATCATCAGTCTGGATGGCACCAAG GCAATAATCAACAGCACCATCAGTCCCAACATGACGTTCACAAAGACCTCACAGAAGTTTGGCCAATGGGCGGACAGTCGAGCTAACACTGTGTACGGCCTGGGATTCTCCACTGAGCATCATCTAGCCAAG TTTGCAGAGAAGTTTGCAGAGTATAAAGAAGCAGCACGGCTCGCTAAAGAGAAAAGTcaagaaaagatggagatggCCACGTCTCCTTCTCAG GAGTCTCCAGGAGGTGAGCTCTCGTCACCTTTGACCCCGGTGACTCCGCCCATGGAAAACATCAACGGCACAGATGAAATCTGTGACACGACTCCCAATTCAGACGCCCTTCCAGGGCCGGCGCAGAACGCACTGGCTTTCGCTCACAG GGAGCAGTTTAAGACTTGTCGGGTCTGCTCTTTCTGA